The Panicum hallii strain FIL2 chromosome 9, PHallii_v3.1, whole genome shotgun sequence genome has a window encoding:
- the LOC112878103 gene encoding probable N-acetyl-gamma-glutamyl-phosphate reductase, chloroplastic translates to MASSAAAAAPARAGLAPQNGIFGSNSKPFTGFMLKTAQQIGPLSLRVRGSVASSPRKLLSPKAAAATKSGDGVRIAVLGASGYTGAEIVRILANHPQFQIKVMTADRKAGEQFGSVFPHLISQDLPRLVAVKDADFSGVDAVFCCLPHGTTQEIIKGLPRHLKIVDLSADFRLRDINEYAEWYGHSHRAPELQEEAVYGLTELHRDDIRNARLVANPGCYPTSIQLPLVPLVKAKLIKLTNIIIDAKSGVSGAGRGAKEANLYTEIAEGIHAYGITSHRHVPEIEQGLTDAAESKITISFTPHLMCMKRGMQSTMYVELASGVTANDLYEHLKSTYEGEEFVKLLHGNNAPRTSHVAGSNYCIMNVYEDRIPGRAIIISVIDNLVKGASGQAVQNLNLMMGLPENMGLQYQPLFP, encoded by the exons ATGGCCTcctcagcggcggcggcggctccggcgCGTGCCGGGTTGGCTCCCCAG AATGGAATCTTTGGATCTAATTCGAAGCCATTCACTGGTTTCATGCTCAAGACAGCTCAGCAG ATTGGACCCCTGTCACTCCGTGTGAGGGGATCCGTTGCTTCTTCACCAAGGAAGCTGCTCTCCCCtaaggcagcagcagcaactaAATCAGGGGACGGGGTGCGCATTGCAGTCCTAGGGGCCAGCGGTTATACTGGAGCTGAG ATCGTTCGTATTCTGGCGAACCACCCTCAGTTTCAGATAAAAGTGATGACTGCAGATAGAAAAGCTGGTGAACAATTTGGATCTGTATTTCCTCACTTGATATCACAG GACCTGCCAAGACTGGTTGCAGTAAAAGACGCTGACTTTTCAGGTGTTGATGCTGTTTTTTGTTGCTTGCCACATGGTACTACCCAG GAAATTATCAAAGGCTTACCTCGGCACTTGAAGATTGTTGATCTCTCTGCG GACTTCCGGCTGCGTGACATCAATGAGTATGCCGAATGGTATGGCCATTCACACAGGGCACCAGAACTGCAG GAAGAGGCCGTGTATGGTTTGACCGAACTTCATCGAGATGACATAAGAAATGCACGGTTGGTCGCAAATCCAGGGTGTTATCCCACATCCATTCAACTTCCGCTTGTTCCTCTGGTAAAG GCAAAATTGATCAAGTTGACCAACATTATCATTGATGCAAAATCTGGGGTTAGTGGTGCAG GACGTGGGGCAAAGGAAGCAAATCTTTACACTGAAATCGCCGAAGGTATCCACGCTTATGGAATAACAAGCCACCGACACG TTCCTGAGATTGAGCAAGGACTTACGGATGCTGCTGAATCAAAAATTACCATCAGTTTTACTCCACATCTGATGTGTATG AAACGTGGGATGCAATCTACTATGTATGTTGAATTGGCTTCTGGAGTGACTGCCAATGATTTGTATGAACACCTCAAGTCTACTTATGAG GGTGAAGAATTTGTCAAACTGTTACATGGTAACAATGCTCCTCGCACGAGCCATGTTGCAGGATCAAACTACTGTATCATGAATGTCTATGAGGATAGAATTCCTGGAAGGGCCATCATCATCTCTGTA ATAGATAATCTTGTGAAGGGAGCATCTGGTCAGGCTGTGCAGAACCTTAATCTGATGATGGGACTGCCTGAGAACATGGGGCTGCAATACCAGCCCCTGTTTCCTTGA
- the LOC112877708 gene encoding transcription factor bHLH139-like, which produces MESGGVIAEAGWSMVGMPSQAEESEIMEQLLGTFPSNCEQGDQELPWPIQASNAFYSHCHASSSTYSSTNSNSSGSPTFVVPSEYGGYYLSNSNEALDLNFCTAPMHLHMVQEQGAAQFMDTILNPPYGSSDSSCEDLGDSGMNLLDSIGASVKRKHLEQGKLDGPTRSRKCARKSDSKRAKKTMQLEDQDGGVAANGQSSSGCTFENDSSAFRGPPVVANLNAKAQADRRSATESQSLYAKKRRERINERLRILQNLVPNGTKVDISTMLEEAVQYVKFLQLQIKLLSSDEMWMYAPIAYNGMNIGIDLNLSQH; this is translated from the exons ATGGAGTCTGGAGGAGTGATTGCAGAGGCAGGCTGGAGCATGGTCGGGATGCCATCGCAAGCCGAGGAGTCGGAGATAATGGAGCAGCTACTTGGTACCTTCCCCTCCAATTGTGAGCAAGGTGACCAAGAGTTGCCATGGCCTATTCAAGCTTCCAATGCGTTCTACTCCCACTGCCATGCTAGTTCTAGTACATATAGCTCCACTAATAGCAATAGTTCTGGTAGTCCCACTTTTGTTGTGCCATCTGAATATGGGGGCTACTATTTGAGCAACTCAAATGAGGCCCTAGATCTCAACTTCTGCACTGCACCAATGCACCTGCACATGGTCCAGGAACAAGGTGCTGCTCAGTTTATGGATACTATTCTTAACCCTCCTTACGGGAGTAGTGATTCAAGCTGTGAGGATCTTGGGGATTCTGGCATGAATCTACTTGATTCCATTGGTGCTTCTGTCAAGAGAAagcatctggaacaaggcaaactGGATGGCCCAACAAGA AGTCGGAAATGCGCAAGGAAGTCTGACTCGAAGAGGGCGAAGAAGACCATGCAATTGGAAGACCAGGATGGAGGCGTTGCTGCGAATGGGCAAAGCTCGAGTGGCTGCACATTTGAGAATGACTCGAGTGCATTTCGAGGGCCTCCTGTTGTTGCTAATCTGAATGCCAAGGCTCAAGCTGACCGCCGGTCAGCAACTGAGTCCCAAAGCCTCTATGCTAAG AAAAGAAGAGAGAGGATCAACGAGAGGCTGAGGATATTGCAGAACCTTGTACCAAATGGAACCAAG GTAGATATCAGCACTATGCTTGAAGAGGCAGTGCAGTATGTGAAGTTCCTGCAGCTTCAAATTAAG CTGCTGAGCTCTGATGAAATGTGGATGTATGCACCGATTGCGTACAATGGGATGAACATAGGAATCGATCTGAACCTCTCTCAGCACTGA
- the LOC112876578 gene encoding cyclin-D5-1-like, whose amino-acid sequence MREAEEDCSAGCSFSLMCLEDGADLGGGLAGSAEDGNLLLLYSEAEEEDEEYMDHLVSKESSFCCSPSSSSSSSPAFSDFSDACAESSPSPMPSSEDWFRCARRDTVKWIIETRACFGFSHRTAYLAVFYFDRFCLHRCFDRSVMPWAARLLAVACVSLAAKMEEYRAPALSEFRADDEYDFSCVSIRRMELLVLSTLGWRMGGVTPFDYLPCLSSRLRRGGGGGGDGLVAAKAAALIFTTAEAASVLDYRPSTVAVAAVLAASHGALSKEALESKMTSLSRSCLLDKEDVHACHSLMLSASEISPAATSKSAKRPPPPSSHGSIGAGSTYESVSVDAASPFAAAARSSNKRARLLELPVIGR is encoded by the exons ATgagggaggcagaggaggacTGCTCGGCCGGCTGCTCCTTCTCCCTCATGTGCCTGGAGGACGGTGCCGACCTCGGCGGTGGCCTCGCTGGCAGCGCTGAAGACGGGAATCTGCTCCTGCTGTACAGTGAAGCTGAGGAAGAGGACGAGGAGTACATGGACCACCTCGTGTCCAAGGAGAGCAGCTTCTGCTGCTCGCCTTCCTCGTCTTCGTCCTCGTCCCCTGCCTTCTCCGACTTCTCCGACGCCTGCGCCgagtcgtcgccgtcgccgatGCCCTCCTCCGAGGACTGGTTCCGGTGCGCGCGCCGGGACACCGTCAAGTGGATCATCGAG ACCCGGGCTTGCTTCGGCTTCTCCCACCGCACGGCGTACCTGGCCGTCTTCTACTTCGACCGCTTCTGCCTCCACCGATGCTTCGAC aggtcggtgatgccgtggGCAGCGCGGCTCCTGGCGGTGGCGTGCGTGTCGCTGGCGGCGAAGATGGAGGAGTACCGCGCGCCGGCGCTGTCGGAGTTCCGCGCCGACGACGAGTACGACTTCAGCTGCGTTTCCATCCGGCGCATGGAGCTGCTGGTGCTGTCCACGCTGGGGTGGCGCATGGGCGGCGTCACCCCCTTCGACTACCTCCCCTGCCTCTCCTCCAGGCtacgccgaggcggcggcggcggcggcgacggtctTGTCGCCGCCAAGGCCGCCGCCCTCATCTTTACAACCGCCGAAG CTGCGAGCGTGCTCGACTACCGGCCGTCCACGGTGGCCGTCGCCGCCGTTCTGGCGGCGAGCCATGGCGCTTTGTCAAAGGAGGCGCTGGAGTCGAAGATGACCAGCCTCTCTCGATCCTGCCTGCTTGACAAG GAGGACGTGCACGCCTGCCACAGCCTGATGCTGAGCGCGAGCGAgatctcgccggcggcgaccagCAAGTCCGCCaagaggccgccgccgccatccagcCACGGCTCGATCGGCGCCGGCAGCACATACGAGTCCGTGTCCGTCGACGCGGCCTCACCGTTCGCGGCCGCGGCGAGGAGCAGCAACAAGAGGGCGAGGCTGCTCGAGCTGCCGGTCATCGGCCGGtga